One window of the Eschrichtius robustus isolate mEscRob2 chromosome X, mEscRob2.pri, whole genome shotgun sequence genome contains the following:
- the NR0B1 gene encoding nuclear receptor subfamily 0 group B member 1 yields MAGEDHQWQGSILYNMLMSAKQTHATPEAPEARPGGACWGCSCGSEPPVGREGLPGERPVALLYRCCFCGEDHPRQGSILYNMLTSAKQTQETPEAPEARRGGACWGCSCGSEPPVGREGLPGGRATVLLYRCCFCGEDHPRQGSILYSLLTSAKQTHVAPEAPEARPGGAWWDRSYCAQRLAGGEELPRGRALALPCRCCFCGEDHPPQGGILCNVPTNAKQTHVAPEAQPGAPWWDPSCGAQRRVALKSPQVVCEAASAALLKTLRFVKYLPCFQVLPLDQQLVLVRSCWAPLLMLELAQDRLNFETVETSEPSLLQRILTTRRRETEGDEPQPHLVLPLEAEHLPLAAEVQAIKGFLAKCWSLDISTKEYAYLKGTVLFNPDLPGLQCVKYIQGLQWGTQRILREHVRVTHRGHQARFAELNSTLFLLRFINANVLAELFFRPIIGPVTMDDMMLEMLCAKL; encoded by the exons ATGGCGGGTGAGGACCACCAGTGGCAGGGCAGCATCCTCTACAACATGCTCATGAGCGCGAAGCAAACGCACGCGACTCCGGAGGCGCCCGAGGCACGGCCGGGGGGCGCGTGCTGGGGCTGCTCCTGCGGCTCGGAGCCCCcggtgggcagggaggggctgccaGGTGAAAGGCCAGTGGCGCTCCTGTACCGCTGCTGCTTTTGCGGCGAAGACCACCCGCGGCAGGGCAGCATCCTCTACAACATGCTCACGAGCGCGAAGCAAACGCAGGAGACTCCGGAGGCGCCCGAGGCCCGGCGGGGGGGCGCGTGCTGGGGCTGCTCCTGTGGCTCGGAGCCcccagtgggcagagagggactgCCGGGTGGGCGCGCCACGGTGCTCCTGTACCGCTGCTGCTTTTGCGGTGAAGACCACCCGCGGCAGGGCAGCATCCTGTACAGCTTGCTCACCAGCGCAAAGCAAACGCACGTGGCTCCGGAAGCTCCTGAGGCGCGGCCGGGGGGCGCGTGGTGGGACCGCTCCTACTGCGCGCAGAGGCTGGCGGGCGGAGAGGAGCTGCCGCGTGGGCGGGCCTTGGCGCTCCCGTGCCGCTGCTGCTTTTGCGGTGAAGACCACCCGCCGCAGGGCGGCATCCTCTGCAACGTGCCCACGAACGCAAAGCAAACGCACGTGGCTCCAGAGGCACAGCCGGGGGCCCCCTGGTGGGACCCTTCGTGCGGCGCGCAGCGGCGGGTGGCCCTCAAGAGCCCACAGGTGGTCTGCGAGGCAGCCTCGGCGGCCCTGTTGAAGACGCTGCGCTTCGTCAAGTACCTGCCCTGCTTCCAGGTGCTGCCCCTGGACCAGCAGCTGGTGCTGGTGCGCAGCTGCTGGGCGCCGCTACTCATGCTGGAGCTAGCCCAGGACCGCTTGAACTTTGAGACGGTGGAGACCTCCGAACCCAGCCTGCTGCAGAGGATCCTCACCACCAGGCGGCGGGAGACCGAGGGCGACGAGCCGCAGCCACATTTGGTACTGCCGCTGGAGGCCGAGCATTTGCCACTGGCCGCCGAGGTCCAAGCCATCAAGGGCTTCCTCGCCAAGTGCTGGAGCCTGGACATCAGTACCAAGGAGTACGCCTACCTCAAGGGGACCGTGCTCTTTAACCCGG ACCTACCAGGTCTGCAGTGCGTGAAATACATCCAGGGACTTCAGTGGGGAACCCAGCGGATACTCCGTGAACACGTCAGGGTGACACACAGGGGGCACCAGGCCAGATTTGCCGAACTGAACAGCACCCTCTTCCTGCTGAGATTCATCAATGCCAATGTCCTGGCTGAACTGTTCTTCAGGCCCATCATCGGCCCAGTCACCATGGATGATATGATGCTAGAGATGCTCTGTGCAAAGTTATGA